CCCCCGGCCTCTACGGCGACTGGCGGGGCGTGGCCCGCCACGTCGCCGCCCTCCCGCACTTCGACGCCGGCCGCCACCCGGAGGACCCGCTGACGCGGGCCCTGGTCCGCGAGCTGCTGGACAGGAGCGAGGACTTCCGCCGGGCGTGGGCCGCCCACGACGTCCACGAGCGGGTGTACGGCGTCACGAGCTACCGCAACCGGATCGTGGGCGACGTCGAGCTCACCTACCAGGCGCTCTCGCTGCCGGAGGATTCCGACCAGCGGATCTTCGTCTACACCGCCGAGCCGGGCTCCCCCTCCGAGACGGCCATGCGGGCGCTCGCCCGGTGGGTCCAGGACGGCGGGCTGACCGGCCCCGCCCCGGCCTGAGGCGGCGCGGGGCGCACGGCGCGCCGGTCGCCGAGCGGCGCACAGCCGGCCGCCCGCAGGCGCGCCTCAGAGCTCGTCGGTCGCGGAGCGGCGCGCACCCCGGATCGTGTCGCCGGGACGGCGGTCGGGCACCGGCGGGGGGGTGCCGCCCCACTCCGGGCAGAGGGCCTGGTAGTCGCACCAGTCGCAGAGCCGGCTGCGCCGGGCGCGCCACTCGCGCGTGGTGAGCGCCCGCTCGATGGCCTCCCACAGGGCCTGCACCTTGCGCTCGGTCGCCCGCAGGTCGGCCTCGTCGGGCGCGTAGCGCAGCACCTCGCCGTTGCCGAGGTACATGAGCTGGAGCACGCGGGGCACCGTGCCGCGCAGCCGCCACAGCACCAGGGCGTAGAACTTCATCTGGAACAGGGCCTTGGCCTCGAAGTCGGGGCCGGGCGCGCTGCCGGTCTTGTAGTCGACGACGCGCAGGTCGCCGGTGGGGGCGACGTCGAGCCTGTCGATGTAGCCGCGCAGCATGAGCCCGCTGTCGAGCACCGCCTCCACGTACAGCTCCCGCTGGGCCGGCTCCAGCAGCCGTGGATCCTCCAGGGCGAAGTAGCGCTCCAGCATCTGGTGGGCCTGCGCCAGCCACCGGTCCCGCTCGGCCTCGTCGTCGAACAGGGCCGAGTACTCGGGGGTGCGGCCGAGCAGGCGCGCCCACTGCGGGTCGAGCAGGGCCTGCGCCGCGGCGACCGTGCGCTCGGCCGCCGGCAGGTCGTACAGGCGCTCCAGCACGGCGTGCACCAGGGTGCCGCGCACGGCGGCGGGGGAGGGCCGCTCGGGGAGCTGGTCGATCACCCGGAAGCGGTAGAGCAGCGGACATGTCATGAAGTCGCCCGCCCGCGAGGGCGACAGGCTGCCGATGACCGTGGGCGGCTCCGTGATGCTCATGGAGGGAACTGTAAGTCAGCCCGCCGACACTTCGGGCGCGGGCGGCGCACGTGATCGGCCTACGGCCTCCGGGAGGCGCGTAGCATCGAGGCACAAGGAGGGAAGACGACGAACATGAGCACCCAGACCCCGCAACGGCCCGAGTCGCCGGGGCTGCGCATGGGGCGCCCCTTCGGCATCCCCGTCTACGTCTCGCCGACCTGGCTGATCGTCGCGGCGTTCATCACCTACACCTTCCAGCCCCAGGTCGCCGACGGCCTGCCCGGCAAGGGCGCCGTCGTGACCTATCTCGTGGCCTTCGTTTTCGCCGTCTTCCTGTACCTCTCGGTGCTGCTGCACGAGCTGGCGCACTGCGTCGTGGCCCGTTACTTCGGCCTGCCCGTGCGCCGCATCACGCTCTACCTGCTCGGCGGCGTCTCCGAGATCGAGCGCGAGCCCGAGACGCCGACGCGCGAGTTCCTGGTGGCCTTCGCAGGCCCGCTGCTGTCCCTCGGCCTGGCCGGGATCGGTTTCGTCCTGAGCGAGTTCATCCCCCAGGGCACCATCCCTCATGTCCTGGTGTTCCAGCTCTGGGTCTCCAACCTGATCGTCGGCGTCTTCAACCTGCTGCCCGGCCTCCCGCTGGACGGCGGGCGCATGCTCCGCGCCGGTGTGTGGAAGATCACTCGCAACTCCGGCACGGGCACCATCGCCGCCGCCTGGTTCGGCCGGGCCCTCGCCGTGGCGCTGGTCGCGGTGCCGCTGCTGTCCTCGCTGGTGACCGGTCAGGAGCCCCCGGGCCTGTGGCTCATGCTCTGGTCGGTGCTGCTGGCCTCGTTCATCTGGATCGGCGCCTCGCAGGCGCTGCGCGTGGCCAGGGTCCGCGCCCGCCTGCCGCGCGTCCAGGCCCGCGCGCTGGCCCGGCGGGCGATCGCGGTCACCGCCGAGGTGCCGCTGGCCGAGGCCATGCGCAGGGCCACGCAGGCGGAGGCGGGGGCCATGGTCGTCGTCGACCACGAGGGACATCCGATCGCCATCGTCAACGAGTCGGCGGTCACGGCCACGCCCGAGCAGCGGCGGCCCTGGGTGACGGTCGGCTCGCTGGCGCGCAGCCTGGAGCCCTCGCTCGTGCTGCCGGCCGACCTGTCGGGGGAGTCCCTGCTCGACGCCATGCGCGACGCGCCCTCCGGCGAGTACCTGCTCGTGGAGCGCGGCGGCGACGTCTACGGCGT
The Sphaerisporangium krabiense genome window above contains:
- a CDS encoding site-2 protease family protein, which gives rise to MSTQTPQRPESPGLRMGRPFGIPVYVSPTWLIVAAFITYTFQPQVADGLPGKGAVVTYLVAFVFAVFLYLSVLLHELAHCVVARYFGLPVRRITLYLLGGVSEIEREPETPTREFLVAFAGPLLSLGLAGIGFVLSEFIPQGTIPHVLVFQLWVSNLIVGVFNLLPGLPLDGGRMLRAGVWKITRNSGTGTIAAAWFGRALAVALVAVPLLSSLVTGQEPPGLWLMLWSVLLASFIWIGASQALRVARVRARLPRVQARALARRAIAVTAEVPLAEAMRRATQAEAGAMVVVDHEGHPIAIVNESAVTATPEQRRPWVTVGSLARSLEPSLVLPADLSGESLLDAMRDAPSGEYLLVERGGDVYGVLVTADVNRVFAGV
- a CDS encoding RecB family exonuclease, which produces MSITEPPTVIGSLSPSRAGDFMTCPLLYRFRVIDQLPERPSPAAVRGTLVHAVLERLYDLPAAERTVAAAQALLDPQWARLLGRTPEYSALFDDEAERDRWLAQAHQMLERYFALEDPRLLEPAQRELYVEAVLDSGLMLRGYIDRLDVAPTGDLRVVDYKTGSAPGPDFEAKALFQMKFYALVLWRLRGTVPRVLQLMYLGNGEVLRYAPDEADLRATERKVQALWEAIERALTTREWRARRSRLCDWCDYQALCPEWGGTPPPVPDRRPGDTIRGARRSATDEL